From the Tribolium castaneum strain GA2 chromosome 2, icTriCast1.1, whole genome shotgun sequence genome, one window contains:
- the LOC135265490 gene encoding uncharacterized protein LOC135265490 → MISSIAPSTLKQYSSSLKRWWSFCHQNRIDIYTFNVTKILDFLTELFSSGSNYGTINSARSALALLISPEVGTDFRIKRFFKGVENLRPGRPRYEITWDPHIVLKYLSSRDNKSIPLDFLDKKLAMLLALTTAHRAQTLSLTDIRNIEVTSDKILIKIPDRIKTSKRTRPQPVLLLPYFKERPQVCVATTLQVYMEKTKTLSSIHTDLKPVDQTSIEGKWYRHDHVQCSLYSPCEHIKGRSYGYQLRCDQENSGLVLQFKNLCSFL, encoded by the coding sequence ATGATTTCATCAATCGCCCCTTCTACCCTCAAACAGTACTCTTCAAGTCTCAAACGTTGGTGGTCCTTCTGTCATCAGAACCGAATCGACATCTACACATTTAACGTTACAAAGATCTTGGATTTTCTTACTGAATTATTCTCCAGCGGCTCAAACTACGGCACAATTAACAGTGCCCGCTCTGCACTTGCCCTACTTATCTCACCAGAAGTAGGAACCGATTTTCGTATCAAACGGTTTTTCAAAGGGGTTGAAAATCTAAGACCCGGGAGGCCTAGATATGAGATTACTTGGGACCCTCATATTGTCCTAAAGTATCTATCTTCCCGCGACAATAAGTCCATCCCACTCGATTTCTTGGATAAGAAATTGGCTATGCTGCTGGCGCTCACCACCGCACATCGGGCCCAGACCTTGTCTCTTACTGACATTCGAAATATAGAGGTCACATCcgataaaatactcatcaaaATCCCCGACAGAATAAAGACTTCCAAGAGAACCAGACCACAACCTGTTCTTCTTCTTCCATATTTTAAAGAAAGGCCCCAGGTATGCGTGGCAACCACACTCCAAGTTTATatggaaaaaacaaaaaccttGAGCAGCATCCACACAGACCTTAAGCCGGTGGATCAAACAAGTATTGAAGGAAAGTGGTATCGACACGACCATGTTCAGTGCTCACTCTACTCGCCATGCGAGCACATCAAAGGCCGATCATACGGGTATCAGCTTAGATGTGATCAGGAAAACAGCGGGCTGGTCCTCCAATTCAAAAACCTTTgcagttttttataa
- the LOC103315030 gene encoding uncharacterized protein LOC103315030 isoform X1, with the protein MNTGTSNDPIGADILARMEKLEQKLKKRRKTKRRHHRLRSPSPFSSSRGDQDRTCKRRCRRSESIEVLTSSVDDPQRPVLETATPDPLPFPVEAPLDPEILLLLGAPQNSEKPLGKPIHASIAERWTVVLQKGLDPEITQQLLKKYPVGTKCSRSQKPQESIPKFRLH; encoded by the exons ATGAATACGGGGACCTCAAACGACCCCATTGGAGCCGACATTTTGGCACGCATGGAAAAATTGGagcaaaaattgaagaaacgGCGCAAAACCAAAAGACGACATCATCGCTTACGGTCCCCGTCGCCATTTTCATCTTCTCGCGGGGACCAGGATCGGACCTGCAAACGCCGTTGTCGACGCTCAGAATCAATTGAAGTTTTGACCTCTTCCGTTGATG ACCCTCAACGGCCAGTTCTGGAGACAGCGACTCCTGATCCATTGCCCTTCCCGGTGGAGGCACCCCTTGATCCGGAGATTTTACTCCTTTTGGGAGCTCCACAGAATTCAGAGAAACCTTTGGGTAAGCCCATACATGCCAGTATTGCGGAGAGATGGACCGTGGTCCTCCAAAAAGGTTTAGATCCGGAAATAACCCAACAATTGCTCAAGAAGTACCCTGTAGGGACCAAATGTTCACGTTCGCAAAAACCCCAAGAGTCAATCCCGAAATTTCGGCTTCACTGA
- the LOC103315030 gene encoding uncharacterized protein LOC103315030 isoform X2 yields the protein MNTGTSNDPIGADILARMEKLEQKLKKRRKTKRRHHRLRSPSPFSSSRGDQDRTCKRRCRRSESIEVLTSSVDDPQRPVLETATPDPLPFPVEAPLDPEILLLLGAPQNSEKPLGLDPEITQQLLKKYPVGTKCSRSQKPQESIPKFRLH from the exons ATGAATACGGGGACCTCAAACGACCCCATTGGAGCCGACATTTTGGCACGCATGGAAAAATTGGagcaaaaattgaagaaacgGCGCAAAACCAAAAGACGACATCATCGCTTACGGTCCCCGTCGCCATTTTCATCTTCTCGCGGGGACCAGGATCGGACCTGCAAACGCCGTTGTCGACGCTCAGAATCAATTGAAGTTTTGACCTCTTCCGTTGATG ACCCTCAACGGCCAGTTCTGGAGACAGCGACTCCTGATCCATTGCCCTTCCCGGTGGAGGCACCCCTTGATCCGGAGATTTTACTCCTTTTGGGAGCTCCACAGAATTCAGAGAAACCTTTGG GTTTAGATCCGGAAATAACCCAACAATTGCTCAAGAAGTACCCTGTAGGGACCAAATGTTCACGTTCGCAAAAACCCCAAGAGTCAATCCCGAAATTTCGGCTTCACTGA